The following coding sequences are from one Veillonella rodentium window:
- the kdsB gene encoding 3-deoxy-manno-octulosonate cytidylyltransferase — MQFGCIIPARYGSTRLPGKPLADIAGKPMIQRVYERVSQAKKTMYTIVATDDERVFKTVQGFGGTVMMTNPNHPTGTDRLAEVAAQYADLDVIINVQGDEPMIDFTLIDDLARLFEDDPNLQMATVATPLLKEEYDEPSAVKVVLNNRNDAMYFSRSLIPYPRQDFVKAPLKHIGIYAYRRDFLLNYANMEPTAAEQTESLEQLRALENGYTIRVILTDKRFIGVDTPEDLARVNAIYAQEER; from the coding sequence GTGCAATTTGGATGTATAATTCCGGCCCGTTACGGGTCTACACGATTGCCTGGTAAACCTTTGGCCGATATTGCCGGTAAACCGATGATTCAAAGGGTTTATGAACGCGTGTCACAAGCGAAAAAAACAATGTATACTATTGTGGCTACCGATGATGAACGGGTATTCAAGACCGTCCAAGGTTTTGGCGGTACCGTGATGATGACAAATCCGAATCATCCGACGGGGACTGACCGTCTTGCGGAGGTAGCGGCTCAATATGCTGATTTAGATGTGATAATCAATGTACAGGGTGATGAGCCGATGATTGATTTCACGCTGATCGATGATTTGGCGCGACTTTTTGAGGATGATCCAAATTTGCAGATGGCCACCGTTGCAACGCCTCTTTTAAAGGAGGAATATGATGAGCCGTCCGCGGTAAAGGTTGTCCTTAATAACCGAAATGATGCGATGTACTTTTCCAGATCCCTGATTCCATATCCTCGACAGGATTTTGTGAAAGCACCGCTTAAACATATCGGCATTTATGCATATCGCAGGGATTTTCTGTTAAATTACGCTAATATGGAGCCGACAGCGGCGGAACAGACCGAGTCGCTGGAGCAATTACGGGCTCTTGAAAATGGATATACTATTCGCGTTATTCTTACGGATAAGCGATTTATCGGTGTAGATACACCGGAAGACTTGGCTCGCGTAAATGCCATTTACGCACAAGAGGAGAGATAA
- the kdsA gene encoding 3-deoxy-8-phosphooctulonate synthase: protein MKTVQINNITVGGGKGLFVLAGPCVIEDYDRTLAIGKRAKEICERVGVPYIFKASFDKANRSSFNSFRGPGLEEGLKILASIKKELNVPVVSDIHSIEQIEPAAEVLDILQIPAFLCRQTDLVYGAAKTGKCVNVKKGQFMAPKDMENVLNKMKETGNENLMLTERGFSFGYNNLVVDMRSFPIMRSFGYPVIFDATHSVQLPGGAGTKSSGNREFVPNLARAAVASGVDGLFFEVHDNPEEALSDGPNMLYLDQFEALLRDLVAIDKIVKG from the coding sequence ATGAAAACAGTTCAAATTAATAATATTACCGTAGGGGGAGGCAAGGGGCTATTTGTCCTTGCCGGACCTTGTGTGATTGAGGATTATGATCGCACATTGGCTATCGGCAAACGGGCTAAAGAAATTTGTGAACGCGTAGGTGTTCCTTACATATTTAAGGCCTCCTTTGATAAGGCTAACCGCTCCAGCTTTAACTCCTTCCGCGGGCCCGGCTTGGAGGAAGGCCTCAAGATATTGGCTTCTATAAAAAAAGAACTCAACGTGCCTGTAGTCAGTGATATTCACTCTATTGAGCAAATCGAACCGGCTGCTGAGGTATTGGATATTTTGCAAATTCCTGCATTCCTGTGCCGCCAGACGGATCTCGTATATGGTGCGGCAAAAACGGGTAAATGCGTGAATGTAAAAAAAGGGCAGTTTATGGCTCCTAAGGATATGGAGAATGTCCTTAATAAGATGAAAGAAACAGGAAACGAAAATCTAATGCTGACGGAACGGGGATTCAGCTTTGGGTATAATAATCTCGTTGTAGATATGCGTTCGTTTCCAATCATGCGTTCGTTTGGCTATCCTGTAATCTTTGATGCAACACATAGTGTGCAGTTGCCGGGAGGTGCGGGTACGAAATCCAGCGGGAATCGTGAGTTTGTGCCTAACTTGGCACGTGCTGCCGTAGCTAGCGGTGTGGACGGGCTTTTCTTTGAGGTACATGATAATCCTGAAGAAGCATTGTCCGATGGACCTAATATGTTGTATTTAGACCAATTTGAAGCATTGCTTCGCGATTTAGTAGCTATTGATAAAATCGTTAAAGGTTAG
- a CDS encoding KpsF/GutQ family sugar-phosphate isomerase encodes MTILEQAAQVLHEEARAIEQLSSRLDHNFVNAVNMILACKGRVVCTGMGKSGHIGRKIAATLASTGTPALFMHPGEGVHGDLGMITEDDVVLAFSNSGETGEIISILPSLRRIGAKLICVVGNPNSTLAKNSDIVLLAEVEREACPLGLAPTTSTTVALALGDALAVCLLERHHFTPENFAIFHPGGSLGRKLLLTVENIMHGGADNPIVHKGASVRDALFVMTEKGLGATNIVDEEGYLIGLVTDGDVRRGLDSGSNFLEWPVEDMMTTMPRTITKDKLAAEALHLMEKNQPRPITVLPVVDADNKCLGIVHITDLLRRGIV; translated from the coding sequence GTGACTATTTTAGAACAAGCGGCACAGGTACTTCACGAAGAGGCTCGTGCTATTGAACAACTGAGTTCTCGTTTGGATCATAATTTTGTTAATGCTGTAAATATGATTTTGGCTTGTAAGGGGCGTGTTGTGTGCACCGGGATGGGTAAATCCGGTCATATAGGACGTAAAATAGCGGCCACATTGGCGAGTACAGGGACTCCGGCGCTCTTTATGCATCCCGGCGAAGGTGTACATGGAGACCTCGGCATGATTACTGAGGATGACGTAGTATTGGCTTTTTCCAATAGCGGGGAAACAGGTGAAATTATCAGTATTTTGCCGTCCTTACGTCGCATCGGTGCCAAGTTGATCTGTGTAGTAGGCAATCCGAACTCCACATTAGCTAAGAATTCCGATATCGTTTTATTGGCTGAAGTGGAACGTGAAGCCTGTCCGTTAGGGTTGGCACCTACCACGAGTACAACGGTGGCGCTTGCTTTAGGTGATGCACTGGCTGTGTGCCTGTTGGAACGCCATCATTTTACACCGGAAAACTTCGCCATATTCCATCCGGGCGGTTCTTTAGGTCGTAAATTATTGTTGACCGTGGAGAATATTATGCATGGCGGCGCGGACAATCCGATTGTTCACAAAGGCGCTTCTGTTCGAGATGCATTGTTTGTAATGACTGAAAAGGGATTAGGCGCTACAAATATCGTGGATGAAGAAGGCTATCTCATCGGTCTCGTTACAGATGGCGATGTACGTCGTGGCCTTGACTCGGGCAGTAATTTCCTCGAGTGGCCGGTGGAAGATATGATGACGACGATGCCTCGCACGATTACAAAGGATAAATTAGCCGCCGAGGCGCTCCATTTAATGGAAAAGAATCAACCTCGACCTATTACGGTGTTACCGGTAGTAGATGCGGATAATAAATGTCTCGGCATTGTTCATATTACGGATTTGTTGCGCAGAGGCATTGTATAA
- a CDS encoding KdsC family phosphatase has protein sequence MDIRWIVLDVDGVLSDGSLIYTSGGEEMKAFSVKDGLGLTAARKVGIKLAIITARRSPMVERRAKELHFDALIMGHANKTEALCTLCMEHGIDAENIAYMGDDLNDLGALQIVGLPMAPQNAVPEVKNIAKFISHAAGGHGAVREAVEYILKNQGLWDSVIADYAREAHAYGQ, from the coding sequence ATGGATATTCGATGGATTGTACTTGATGTAGACGGTGTTTTATCCGACGGCTCGCTGATCTATACATCCGGCGGTGAAGAAATGAAGGCTTTTTCCGTAAAGGATGGCTTAGGTCTCACGGCTGCCCGTAAGGTCGGTATTAAACTGGCCATCATTACGGCTCGTAGATCGCCGATGGTTGAACGTCGTGCCAAAGAGCTTCATTTTGACGCATTAATCATGGGCCATGCAAATAAAACAGAGGCATTGTGTACTCTTTGTATGGAACATGGTATCGATGCGGAAAATATCGCTTACATGGGTGATGACCTTAATGATTTAGGGGCACTACAGATCGTAGGTTTACCGATGGCACCTCAAAATGCGGTACCCGAGGTAAAGAATATAGCTAAATTTATTTCTCACGCTGCGGGCGGTCATGGTGCCGTGCGGGAAGCCGTGGAATATATTTTGAAGAATCAAGGCTTATGGGACTCTGTCATAGCAGACTATGCTCGGGAGGCACATGCTTATGGACAATAA
- a CDS encoding lysophospholipid acyltransferase family protein: MNNEWQYHLVKAISWLVCRLPYKLILLIGASLGPIYGLIAKKQKLRGIKNIKIGMNMNDQQAEELINRLFKNLGRSVMEVLYMPNLTKSFINKHIELRGIEHLESAIAEDKGVIVLTGHVGNWEWMGAAMAAHGYPSTTIVKKQPNAQFTRLMNEYREMVGLDVFASGGNEIVLAAKALKKKKLLGFLADQDGYIHGLPVPFLGQESSAVMGPTTFAKKFGSPVVPIFTSRKPEGGHIVHILPALHYVDTGDEEVDMYRLTEECVRVTEDFIRQHPDEWLWFQHRWMTKMNEIVDYDKKMAIRERAHEK, translated from the coding sequence ATGAACAATGAATGGCAATACCATTTAGTTAAAGCTATTAGTTGGCTTGTATGTCGACTGCCATATAAACTCATTTTGCTCATAGGTGCTAGTTTAGGCCCTATATATGGCCTTATAGCGAAGAAGCAAAAGCTTAGAGGCATTAAAAATATAAAGATAGGCATGAATATGAATGACCAGCAGGCTGAAGAGCTCATTAATCGTTTATTTAAGAATCTGGGCCGCAGCGTCATGGAAGTCCTATATATGCCGAATTTAACAAAATCTTTTATTAATAAACACATTGAACTGCGCGGTATCGAACATTTGGAGTCAGCCATTGCGGAGGATAAAGGTGTCATCGTTCTCACCGGTCATGTAGGCAATTGGGAATGGATGGGGGCTGCTATGGCGGCACACGGATACCCATCTACGACTATTGTAAAAAAACAGCCGAATGCTCAATTCACACGTCTGATGAATGAATATCGCGAGATGGTGGGACTTGATGTGTTTGCCAGCGGCGGTAACGAAATCGTATTGGCTGCAAAGGCTTTAAAGAAGAAAAAACTGCTTGGTTTCCTTGCTGACCAAGATGGATATATACATGGTTTACCTGTTCCGTTTTTAGGGCAGGAATCTTCGGCCGTGATGGGGCCGACTACATTTGCAAAAAAATTCGGGTCCCCGGTGGTGCCGATTTTTACTTCTCGTAAACCTGAAGGCGGGCATATCGTTCATATTTTACCTGCATTGCACTATGTGGATACCGGTGATGAAGAAGTGGATATGTATCGCCTGACAGAGGAATGTGTTCGTGTAACCGAGGACTTTATTCGTCAACATCCGGATGAGTGGCTTTGGTTCCAACATCGTTGGATGACCAAGATGAACGAAATTGTTGATTACGATAAGAAAATGGCTATTCGGGAGAGGGCACATGAAAAATAA
- the lptC gene encoding LPS export ABC transporter periplasmic protein LptC has translation MKNNKKLIAIVVAVVFVLVGLIVYIMKDSGESTTTQTGAGQLVNFQGADLQEEKDGKLVWALSAEKIEYDPRTKAIVLTNLKGQFYQNNVTTTITAPHAVLTGDRNSLDIDQGVTATNTEGATFKTEALHFDNKTKQLTSQSAFTYTSNDVTLVGDKLEGNMSLQQIKAIGNAKLTKK, from the coding sequence ATGAAAAATAATAAAAAGTTAATTGCTATTGTGGTCGCTGTAGTATTTGTCCTGGTAGGGCTTATCGTATATATCATGAAAGATTCTGGCGAATCCACAACGACTCAGACAGGTGCCGGGCAACTAGTTAATTTCCAAGGTGCAGATTTGCAGGAGGAAAAGGACGGTAAATTGGTGTGGGCCTTATCGGCAGAAAAAATTGAATATGACCCGCGAACGAAAGCTATCGTTTTGACAAATTTAAAGGGTCAATTCTATCAGAATAATGTGACCACAACAATTACGGCTCCTCATGCGGTCCTGACAGGAGACAGAAATTCTCTTGATATCGATCAGGGGGTAACTGCAACAAACACGGAAGGGGCAACCTTTAAAACAGAGGCTTTACATTTTGATAATAAAACAAAACAGCTTACATCTCAGTCGGCTTTCACCTATACCAGTAATGACGTGACATTAGTGGGCGATAAACTGGAAGGCAATATGTCGTTACAACAGATTAAAGCCATAGGTAATGCGAAATTAACAAAGAAGTAA
- a CDS encoding LptA/OstA family protein, whose amino-acid sequence MNKKKQIGMAVLAALMTASITAWAANDPLTISADTLSYDGTTGRADAKGNVVITQLDKTMTGANGWYNTKTQEANLDGGVSMIGTDMSMSAQSVHSFNNNKFTAMGDVHLQRADRQIFGNSVEYNTDTEYGLVSGNARLIAEGTTLTGDQVEGWLKEIRAVAKGNVTFANPERNVSGSADRATYTQTPNQNDGVVLLSGSAHAVQNGNVLNAPELKIRLADDSAETLGGRSTLVIVPNQ is encoded by the coding sequence ATGAATAAGAAGAAACAGATCGGTATGGCCGTATTGGCTGCACTCATGACCGCATCCATTACGGCATGGGCGGCCAATGATCCGTTGACCATCAGTGCGGATACATTATCATATGATGGTACTACAGGTCGTGCGGATGCGAAGGGAAATGTCGTGATTACCCAACTTGATAAAACCATGACCGGTGCAAACGGCTGGTATAATACGAAGACACAAGAGGCTAATCTTGACGGCGGCGTATCCATGATTGGTACCGATATGTCTATGTCGGCTCAATCCGTTCATAGCTTTAACAATAATAAATTCACCGCCATGGGTGATGTGCATTTACAACGAGCGGATCGCCAAATCTTTGGTAATTCCGTTGAATATAATACAGATACGGAATATGGTTTAGTATCCGGAAATGCACGATTGATTGCGGAAGGGACGACCTTGACCGGCGATCAGGTTGAAGGCTGGTTGAAGGAGATCAGAGCCGTTGCTAAGGGTAATGTAACCTTTGCTAATCCGGAACGTAATGTATCCGGTTCGGCTGACCGCGCTACGTATACACAAACGCCAAATCAAAATGACGGGGTTGTGTTGTTATCCGGCTCTGCGCATGCCGTACAAAACGGTAATGTGCTGAATGCACCGGAGCTTAAGATTCGCCTTGCTGATGATTCCGCAGAAACATTAGGGGGCCGTAGCACATTAGTCATTGTTCCAAATCAGTAA
- the lptB gene encoding LPS export ABC transporter ATP-binding protein → MYIETKNLVKTFSGRNVVDGVSLRVDKGQVVGLLGPNGAGKTTSFYMIVGIERPSSGVITVDGKDITNIPMYKRAAEGIGYLPQEASIFRSMSVEDNIRAMLQTTSKSADEIESIVESLIEEFHIEHVRDRMGMQLSGGERRRVEIARCLALEPNFILLDEPFAGVDPIAVADIQQIILHVKNRGIGILITDHNVRETLGIVDKAYILSSGKILLEGTPDEIANNPIAREHYLGDNFKL, encoded by the coding sequence ATGTATATAGAAACCAAAAACTTAGTCAAAACCTTTAGCGGTCGCAATGTCGTGGATGGGGTGAGTCTGCGCGTTGATAAGGGGCAGGTTGTAGGCCTCTTAGGTCCTAACGGGGCAGGGAAAACCACATCATTCTACATGATTGTGGGGATAGAACGACCTAGTTCTGGTGTCATTACCGTAGATGGAAAAGACATTACGAATATTCCCATGTATAAGCGGGCCGCTGAGGGTATCGGATATCTGCCGCAGGAGGCTTCCATATTCCGTTCCATGTCCGTTGAGGACAATATTCGTGCCATGCTGCAGACTACATCAAAATCCGCTGATGAAATTGAATCCATCGTGGAATCCCTTATTGAGGAATTTCATATCGAGCATGTGCGCGACCGCATGGGGATGCAGTTGTCCGGCGGTGAGCGACGTCGTGTTGAAATCGCACGCTGTTTAGCCTTGGAACCGAACTTCATTTTGCTTGATGAACCATTTGCCGGGGTTGACCCGATTGCGGTGGCGGACATACAGCAAATCATATTACATGTTAAAAATCGAGGTATCGGTATTTTGATTACGGACCATAATGTGCGGGAAACATTGGGGATCGTTGATAAGGCGTATATCTTGAGTAGTGGTAAAATCCTCTTGGAAGGAACCCCTGATGAGATTGCGAATAATCCGATTGCGCGAGAACATTATTTGGGGGATAACTTTAAATTATAG
- a CDS encoding LptF/LptG family permease: protein MRLLDKYILKAFVGPFLFGVFAFTSIFIGTGTLFRIAQYITEYGAPLLLVMKAFVLALPSIVILTFPMSVLLASLMTFSRLSSTSEIVVMRAGGLSFLRLAMPVYIIALIISIGAVAFNEFVVPRTNHMYQSIVREEIMKNASPQTQDHIVLKTMNGDDLGTLMYAKHYNSETKELSMITVQQFGEGGKLQQVENADSAVWNGQYWVMHNGIIYDISAGNGVERTMRFKEQSLPIKSAPKDIQQDQRKPEELTIKELRHQISAYKAAYTNANKLEMEMYQRFTIPLASFVFALVGAPLGLQKQRSSSSIGFGISILIIFIYYGVMTFAGALGKGGALPTVLAALIPDTLGIIAGLYLNWRVSK from the coding sequence ATGCGATTATTAGACAAATATATTTTGAAAGCCTTTGTAGGTCCTTTTCTATTTGGCGTTTTCGCCTTTACCAGTATATTTATAGGTACGGGCACATTATTTAGGATTGCTCAATACATTACCGAATACGGGGCGCCTTTATTGCTGGTTATGAAAGCCTTCGTACTGGCATTGCCGAGTATTGTCATCTTAACATTCCCCATGTCTGTACTGTTGGCATCGCTCATGACGTTCAGTCGTTTGAGCAGTACCAGTGAAATAGTCGTGATGCGGGCCGGTGGTCTTAGCTTTTTACGGCTGGCCATGCCCGTGTATATCATCGCACTCATCATATCCATCGGGGCCGTAGCGTTTAACGAATTCGTTGTCCCTCGTACAAATCATATGTATCAGAGTATTGTGCGCGAAGAAATTATGAAAAATGCATCGCCTCAGACGCAGGACCATATTGTATTGAAAACGATGAATGGTGATGACTTGGGTACGTTGATGTATGCAAAGCATTACAATAGTGAGACGAAAGAGTTGAGCATGATTACGGTGCAGCAATTCGGCGAAGGCGGTAAATTGCAGCAGGTGGAAAATGCGGATTCCGCTGTTTGGAATGGACAGTACTGGGTAATGCATAACGGGATTATTTATGATATTTCCGCCGGTAACGGTGTAGAGCGCACTATGCGCTTTAAGGAGCAATCGTTACCGATTAAGTCTGCACCGAAGGATATCCAACAGGATCAACGTAAACCTGAGGAGTTGACGATCAAGGAACTACGTCATCAAATCAGTGCTTATAAGGCGGCTTATACAAACGCCAATAAATTAGAAATGGAAATGTATCAACGCTTTACCATTCCGTTGGCAAGTTTCGTATTTGCCTTGGTAGGGGCTCCGTTGGGATTACAGAAACAGAGATCCAGCTCATCGATCGGCTTCGGTATCAGTATCTTGATTATTTTCATCTACTATGGTGTCATGACGTTCGCCGGTGCGCTGGGAAAAGGCGGTGCGTTGCCGACAGTGCTCGCTGCATTAATTCCGGATACATTGGGGATTATTGCGGGATTGTATTTGAATTGGCGCGTATCTAAGTGA
- a CDS encoding DUF3084 domain-containing protein — translation MLVGLKILIIIALMGGIIAYMGDKLGTKIGKRRMSLFGLRPKHTSIIVTIVTGLLVAAATVGVLTFTSQSVRTALFGMDKLRSDMKQLNEEVAAKTQELIRGKALLEQNKQELQERMNEIEQIRREVETTRAELESAQAAKDATEAELATLQSSYAQVSQKLTDLEATRAKMEAHIAELQNTQEQLQNGIIHLREGTILFQVDQLLAQAVVRPGLSEEDSHNAIKNIIDDTNQLVMRRLGITDTGQYVVYVDRQNVEIATQKLIGAKTPMVVQVVAAGNIIAGEPAVATIQVYPQQFIFKNGEVIHSTVMDGGSNAQSAMLQFLKQVNENAKAKGVIPDSLTGDIGTIPGDDLFAAIRRIGMMHGKVHVEAYVDGDTYSSGPVHIKLRITQMPDIDRKSRMQ, via the coding sequence GTGCTGGTAGGGCTTAAAATTTTGATCATTATCGCCTTGATGGGCGGGATTATCGCCTATATGGGTGATAAATTAGGCACGAAAATAGGTAAACGTCGTATGTCCCTCTTTGGTTTACGACCTAAGCATACATCTATTATCGTTACGATTGTGACCGGTCTGCTCGTCGCAGCTGCAACCGTAGGGGTTCTGACATTTACATCTCAAAGTGTACGAACCGCTCTTTTCGGGATGGATAAATTGCGCTCGGATATGAAGCAGCTCAATGAAGAGGTGGCGGCTAAGACGCAGGAGCTCATTCGAGGAAAGGCTTTATTGGAGCAGAATAAGCAGGAACTGCAGGAGCGCATGAATGAAATAGAACAGATTCGACGCGAAGTAGAGACGACTCGGGCCGAACTGGAAAGTGCTCAGGCCGCAAAGGATGCTACAGAGGCTGAATTGGCTACGTTACAGTCTTCCTATGCACAGGTTTCTCAGAAGCTGACCGATTTGGAAGCGACGCGTGCCAAGATGGAAGCCCATATTGCAGAACTGCAGAATACGCAGGAACAATTGCAAAATGGCATCATTCATCTCCGTGAAGGGACGATTTTATTCCAAGTGGATCAGCTGTTGGCACAAGCCGTGGTTCGTCCGGGACTAAGTGAAGAAGATAGTCATAATGCTATCAAAAACATCATTGACGATACCAATCAACTGGTTATGCGCCGTCTGGGTATAACCGATACTGGTCAATACGTAGTATATGTGGACCGTCAAAATGTGGAAATCGCTACACAGAAATTAATCGGTGCCAAGACGCCGATGGTGGTACAAGTTGTGGCGGCGGGAAATATTATCGCCGGTGAACCTGCGGTGGCTACCATCCAGGTATATCCTCAACAATTTATCTTTAAAAATGGTGAAGTTATTCATTCCACCGTGATGGACGGCGGTAGTAATGCTCAGTCGGCTATGTTGCAATTCTTGAAACAGGTCAACGAAAATGCGAAAGCAAAGGGCGTTATTCCGGATTCATTGACCGGTGATATCGGTACGATACCGGGAGATGATTTATTTGCCGCTATACGTCGTATCGGTATGATGCATGGCAAAGTTCACGTAGAGGCTTATGTCGATGGGGACACGTATTCCTCCGGTCCGGTACATATTAAATTACGTATAACACAAATGCCGGATATCGATAGAAAATCCAGAATGCAATAA
- a CDS encoding YitT family protein: MSNDMTARSWTHLIMRCLMMILGALIYTVGLDLFLVPNNIIDGGVVGISLMASELSGISFSIFVVLINLPFLYIGYRVIGKTFTFSTLFSIVWMAIFSNFAHDFEPVTTDPFLGAIFGGIILGIGVGLIIRNGGSLDGSEIVAIIFDKRSTFSVGEIVMAMNLIILGAAGFVYSWNSAMYSLIAYFIAYKMIDITITGLEESKGVMIITDAANSENIADALNENLNRGVTIMYGEGGYLKQPKHVLYSVVTRLEITRLKDTVYEVDPTAFITIQDVHDVFGGRFNTGGH, from the coding sequence ATGAGTAATGATATGACAGCGCGCAGCTGGACACATTTGATTATGCGTTGCCTGATGATGATATTGGGGGCTCTTATCTATACGGTAGGTCTTGATTTATTTTTAGTGCCGAATAATATCATCGACGGTGGCGTAGTCGGTATTTCGTTGATGGCATCCGAGTTGTCGGGGATCTCATTCAGTATTTTCGTAGTCCTCATCAACTTGCCGTTTTTGTATATAGGGTATCGAGTTATCGGTAAAACCTTTACGTTTTCCACATTGTTTTCCATTGTGTGGATGGCTATATTTTCGAATTTTGCCCATGATTTTGAGCCTGTTACGACGGATCCCTTCTTGGGGGCCATATTCGGGGGGATTATCCTCGGTATCGGGGTAGGGCTCATTATTCGAAATGGCGGCTCTTTGGACGGTTCAGAAATCGTGGCGATTATCTTTGATAAGCGGTCCACATTCTCCGTCGGGGAAATCGTCATGGCTATGAACCTTATCATTCTGGGGGCTGCAGGCTTTGTATATAGCTGGAACAGTGCGATGTACTCTCTTATAGCTTATTTTATCGCCTATAAGATGATTGATATAACGATTACGGGCCTTGAAGAGTCCAAAGGCGTTATGATTATTACGGATGCGGCAAATTCTGAAAATATTGCGGATGCGTTGAATGAGAACCTCAATAGAGGTGTTACAATTATGTATGGTGAAGGCGGCTACTTAAAGCAGCCTAAACATGTATTATATTCTGTAGTGACAAGACTCGAGATTACGCGCCTTAAGGATACCGTATATGAGGTGGATCCAACCGCATTCATTACAATTCAGGATGTGCACGATGTATTTGGCGGACGATTTAACACAGGTGGTCATTAA
- the lepB gene encoding signal peptidase I, with protein MSNKVGTTIVKEILDWIYAIALALVIAMVIHIFLIQPTRVSGESMEDTLHNGQYLIVTKWHHIMNEMPDYGQIVIIDSRVNRERTWVDDVKEPLMNYASVFSKSAQTNDVWVKRVIGRPGDVLEFKDGHVWRNGQELQEPYIKEHNINYTRSTPVTVPEGHVFVMGDNRNHSSDSRFIGPVPIDHVLGFVSYAI; from the coding sequence ATGAGTAATAAAGTAGGAACAACAATTGTAAAAGAAATCTTGGACTGGATATACGCTATCGCGCTGGCACTTGTTATTGCCATGGTCATTCATATCTTTTTGATTCAGCCCACTCGCGTATCCGGCGAATCGATGGAGGATACATTACATAATGGACAATATCTGATCGTTACAAAATGGCATCATATTATGAATGAGATGCCGGATTACGGTCAGATCGTTATTATCGACAGTCGTGTCAATCGGGAGCGCACATGGGTGGATGATGTGAAAGAACCGTTGATGAACTACGCATCCGTGTTCAGCAAGTCTGCACAGACTAATGATGTATGGGTAAAGCGTGTTATCGGCCGCCCCGGCGATGTGTTGGAATTTAAGGACGGTCATGTGTGGCGTAATGGACAGGAATTGCAGGAGCCTTATATTAAGGAACATAATATAAACTATACGCGTTCCACCCCGGTGACTGTACCGGAAGGTCATGTATTTGTTATGGGGGATAATCGTAATCATTCCAGCGACAGCCGCTTTATTGGTCCTGTACCGATAGATCATGTGTTAGGATTCGTATCCTATGCAATTTAA